The sequence agggcgtttacgctccgaaaaacggcagaaaatagccAATGTGGACCTACCCTCAAACTGCGAGTCTGAGACACGCCCACTCTTCTCGGATTGGCTAGAGCTGTTCAactgagcagttctgtccaatccatgAACAGAGGTGGGGTCTTAGACTcggtctgagaagcgctgtggccattttgagacagcgggcacaactggagggcaccaagtaatattactccatataccccatcatattTATAATTTTCTCTTGAGAACAGAGGGTCGCTTTAAGGCCCGCGACTGTCCTCATTCAGCTGCTTTGAATAaagtttaaagactatgtacatctttgatggcttttttttttaaataaataggtcAGTGTGCTTAGTGTAacttaattcgtttttattaaaaatatgatttactattttagatacagctgctctgtattttctatGCAGAgaatacggagcagctgtatctaaacaaaaaaatcaaacaaatttttaataaaaacgaattaagaAGTTACACACTGACTGAACTATTAAAATTAATTAATGAATAAAGCCctcagaggtgtacatagcctataaGATATTTACAGGCGAGTACTTAGAGGATAAGCCTGTATTTATTGCTGAGCAGCGGCGGCGGCTGACTATATATCCATGTCTGTGCGGCAGCGCTGACCGGCATCTTCTATTGAACAATTACCTTCTCTCTCAGATCTGGTCGATCCAAGGCGATCATACAGACATAGACGGTGTACGTGACAAAGGTCTTGTAATCCATCAGCTCATACGAAGTGAATGTGGAAACCGTATCCAAGAAGAGCTCAGCTGCTTGCTTGAAGTCTCGAATGGCCACACAATACAGTCCCTGATAAACCTTCAGACGATTCCTCCGATCCCAGTCACCGCCTTCCTCAATGAGGCTTGGAAGAAACAATGAGAAGCAGGATGTACACACGTGGAATCATTGAATTGGGGTTGGAGCAATTACAGAAAGCCCCTAAAATAAGGGCTGTGCAGGGTTAGAAAAACACGGCCACTTTCTGACAAAAAGCCCAGGTTGTGTGCGGTGTTGCAGCTCAATCCCCTCACTTCAATGGAGCCGaactataataccacacacaacacacggacaggagtggcgcggtttatgaaagaaaaaaaagtcatgttttctgttcctggacaacccctgtaagtCTAATAAATGCAGTCAATGATATTCCATTAACAACCCCTATCCGGGATCCCCTGCCGCCCTAATCAAGTCCTGAAGGCAGGACCTCAGTGTTCAGCTGCAAGTTCttctgtaaggctacttgtgagtTCTTCAGTAAGGGAACGTCTGCAGTAAATTTGTGATGACCGGCAGTTCTGAACACTGTCCGTCACTTCCACATTACAGAATCCCGTGCTGATTACATTTgcattgttaggcctcatgcacacgactgtagccatgtgtacGGCCGTGATGTTCGGGTCGGCTGGGGCGGAGTGTCACACGCGAGCCGCCCGcacatcgcgggccgtgcacatggccgcagccattatatgctatgagcccggaccgcagaacacggccgtaataagacatgtctgttctttctgcggtccgggctcctgggccacgcacgaaccatggaaaccacggtcgtgtgcatggccccatagaaatgaatggggccgcaattctcccgtggattttcgggggaattgcagccacaaaagcacgttcgtgtgcatggggccctttACATATTATCTTAATTCCTTACATACAAAGTCATCCGCTACATGAGAACATTCTATTATTCACTCTATCATACCTTCGAGCCTTCTCTGTGTTTCTTGTAATGAGATCATTATCCATATAAAACAAGCCAATCCTCAGGAGGTAAAAAACTATGTCCAGGCGATGTCCGAGCGCCACCGTTTTGTCATAGGTCTTCCGAAACGCGGTCAGAGCCCCTTCCTGCGACACAAATGACTGGATGATTAGAGCAAGCAATAGCGTGGGAGGGCAGGAAATATTTAGAGTTATAATGAACTTATATACATTTGTTTAATGTAATCTattttccctgttatcagccatttcagtctGGGGAGAGGCAGACTATAGTATATGAATCCAGAAAAATCCCTGCCCTCATGATCAGTCCTCTCCACATCTGTAGGTCTAACAACCTGCAAGGACATTTATTTTATACTCGGCTGCAATTGAAATCTGCCGCACGTGACAAGACACTAAATGAGGTTCTCTCAGCCGGATAGCCCTCCCTGAACGGAAACGGCCCTTCAGAAGGGGAGCGGTGGGTGCCAAATGTGGACTACAATGACGGCCATATGCATTATTAGGGCCCCCTTTACCTTGTCACCGATCCTACACAGGTACTCTGCCCGGGCCATCATGGCATCTCGGATCTCACTCTCGCCCAGGTTTTTCTCCACGTCCTGCAGCACATCATCCAGCCTCTTCAGCTCCTCCTCGTTCGCTTTCTTCATCTTGTTTAACAGGTCTGTATCTACGGGCCAATCCAGCTGCTTACACAGACCCTCGTAGTAAGGAGCCATTTCTGAAAAGAGAAGAATCAACTGCTGTCAAAACCTGGAAGGAAAGGAAGCAGAGAGTAAAGGACGAAGCAGAGACAGCAAGAGAagaccacagcccgtcctgcaagaaacatgacagtagttccacggagaggaagggactcctagcgtcgcacataactatgatgctaggagcccggctcccggcagggtgttcggtccgggacttgtggccgaaatacgttccgtccttaacggaccaaacatgctcgtgtgaatccagccttatctgtggtgttacataggtaaTGTAGTAGAGGTTATATGCAGACCTATCTATTATATACATGTGTCTCTGtgcatatatgcatgtatgtattttatattattttttatttgcctGCATGcctaaatatgtccctctatgtatgtacagtatttatgttccagtatgtgcgtgtctatatatgtgggtaatttttatttgtggaggggagcaatagagaatcccgcacagggcgccatccaaccttagGCCAGCCCTGACTACGGCCGCACAGctgagtatagtaacacatgaatgtagcgagcagggctgcggctgtgtaacacatcaattgccccactcctgagtcctgaGAATTGTGCGCGTGCGGTCAGCACGAATGAGCACAATGAGCGcctgcactgaagacagaacatggcgggcgcactgcaaatccTCTCATGTTCGGTCTTAAGTTCCggagccgccgctcattagtgcagcgccggccgcatcacctcatgatgACCGTTCCATTGGAGGACCCcaaggctgtctgaccatatttcctgttagggcaacttaggtatgtcctaacaactgcctgtgtactatccgtatatagatatatgcctgtgtgctatcagtatatagatgtatgcctgtgtactatccgtatatagatatatgcctgtgtactatccgtatatagatatatgcctgtgtactatccgtatatagatgtatgcctgtgtactatccgtatatagatatatgcctgtgtactatccgtatatagatatatgcctgtgtactatccatatatagatatatgcctgtgtaccatccgtatatagatgtatgcctgtgtaccatcagtatatagatgtatgtctGTGTACCAtccgtatatagatgtatgcctgtgtactatccgtatatagatgtatgcctgtgtactatccgtatatagatgtatgcctgtgtactatccgtatatagatgtatgcctgtgtactatcagtatatagatgtatgcctgtgtactatccgtatatagatatatgcctgtgtactatcagtatatagatgtatgcctgtgtaccatccgtatatagatatatgcctgtgtaccatccgtatatagatgtatgcctgtgtactatccgtatatagatatatgcctgtgtaccatccgtatatagatgtatgcctgtgtaccatccgtatatagatgtatgcctgtgtactatccgtatatagatgtatgcctgtgtactatccgtatatagatgtatgcctgtgtactatccgtatatagatgtatgcctgtgtactatcagtatatagatgtatgcctgtgtactatcagtatatagatgtatgcctgtgtactatcagtatatagatgtatgcctgtgtactatccgtatatagatatatgcctgtgtactatcagtatatagatatatgcctgtgtgctatcagtatatagatatatgcctgtgtactatccgtatatagatatatgcctgtgtactatccgtatatagatgtatgcctgtgtactatcagtatatagatgtatgcctgtgtactatcagtatatagatgtatgcctgtgtactatccgtatatagatatatgcctgtgtactatcagtatatagatatatgcctgtgtgctatcagtatatagatatatgcctgtgtactatccgtatatagatatatgcctgtgtactatccgtatatagatatatgcctgtgtactatccggatataaatgtatgcctgtgtactaaccgtatatagatgtatgcctgtgtactatccgtatatagatgtatgcctgtgtactatccgtatatagatgtatgcctgtgtactatccgtatatagatgtatgcctgtgtactatcagtatatagatatatgcctgtgtactatccgtatatagatatatgcctgtgtactatcagtatatagatatatgcctgtgtgctatcagtatatagatatatgcctgtgtactatccgtatatagatatatgcctgtgtactatccgtatatagatatatgcctgtgtactatccggatataaatgtatgcctgtgtactaaccgtatatagatgtatgccagtacattaaccccttcccgacatatgacagtatggagcgggctcacggagtgaatccGCTATAcacaatgcgggtgtcggctctttgttacagccgacacttcagagtaacgaccaTCGAATTTAAATTGTTGGAAAGAGGGGAgcggccccctctaacagctcgcgggggggggggggcggggcgatggttgctatggctgcctgggggcctaatgaaggcccccaggtttgccatctttgtgcacctattaagccctgcccccgtcagaatcacaataaactgtgatacattagtattgcagtatatcgtgcaagcgatctaacgatcgctggttgaagtcccctggggggggggggcgactaataaaaaaaaaaagtaaaaaaggatTTAAAGTTTtttgttgtgtaaaaaaaaataatgattaaaagtaaaaaaaaaaaccttttcccatgttCCCCCTAGAGAATAATTGGtaccgccgcgtccataaaagtctgaactattacaatatatcattatttcacccgcacgatgaacgccgtaaaaatggtttataaattgtaaacgccagaatctctattttttggtcacctaatctcccacaaaaaaatgaaataaaaagtgatcaaaccgtcgcatgtaccccaaaatggtattattaaaaactacagcttatcccgcaccaaataagccctcataccacttaatcgacggaaaaataaaaaaagttatggctctcggaatttggcgtcattttacttgtaaaagtagtaaaatatagaaaaaactatatatatttgggggccgtcaggttcactctccccctgacggccgcagctatgggtctgcgagcgctggccccagtctcctcctcaggagacgccagcactcacttccactcacctcggccgggtcctgtagggtgcgcgcgcacgcacgctcgtgcccgctcttaaaggggcagcgcacaccGGACTTTGAtatgtaatcagcccatgagtgccctgaactataagaagggcgcTGCCCCATGCTTCTGTGTCCGAGCATTGTTTGTCgacgcaaatggtctcccagtgttttccagttcccagtgtttcctatacctgtatcccgtgctatcctgttcaagtgccgtgctgtataccacgccggacgtctgcctgctgcttagtcccagccgagcctgcctcgctactgtccgaactgccacaggtaccctatacaaactatagactgtgacctgcgccctgttggccagctgccataccaccaaggcggtacgacccagttggtccatgaacccaacgtgacaggatggatacagtaaaaataaaatgtatactctccggtgtatatatatatgtatattacaaTGGGAACCTATTAGCGCCGTTTTCTCTATATGCCTCTACTGAGGGACACAACGCAGCTTTGCGGCGTTGTACGATGAGAGATCCTCCGGACATAAACTTCCGACATAGCGCTGCAGGGTAATGTGAACACagtgacaatcctctgtgaggtgaACCGTCCGGACTCGTTTTAGCCGCGGTTCACGGCTCGTTTTTGGCCTTTGTTTAATGTTTACATCGTGAAACGCTCAGGACATTCATTTCATGGACATCAAAACCTTTTCTTTCTTTGCTGGATTTCACGGGATGAAATAGCGCAGCACGCGTCACTATCCATAGCGCTTCTTTGGTATACAGACAGGACTTAGTCTGACACCTATGGACgcgtatagtgtatatattaggAACTTTCCCAACATACACACaagtcctcatgcacatgaccagaaGGGTTTATACCGTCCGCGAATACAGATTGGACGGCtatggatacacatccgtagccgcccACAATTGCGTaatcgcccatagacttctattggtgagTCCGTGCCACAATGGCGGACAAGAATAGGTCACGTTGTgtgttttgcggatcatttctacagcccggacagacatccgtaaatatacagaaaacgtgtccgtggccaatagaaactaACGGATCCGCAGATTATCTGTAATTATGACCGAAAACTACGGTCGTCTGCGTGAGGGCTGAACGTAAACAAAAGTGACCTCAGCAGGGACACCGCGTCCATGGGACACCATGTCGTGTTACTATAGACGAAACGTCATCATGGCGACTGATACATAAACCCTGTAGAGTAAAGctgcagggcatgctgggagttgtagttttatggGTTTGTATAGGGTCTATAGACCTGGAAATAGCACCTAGGAtaggataggatagatagatagatagatagatagatagatagataggatagatacatCCGATATCCCAACAATCACTTACTATTATCAGTAATGGCCTCCATGAGCTCAGCACGGAGCGGGACATCGCTGCGGGTCTCGGGGAGGCTGAGGAGAAATTTGAGCTGGGCGATACGGAGGTCCGGGTTTTTGGGTAACCCCTCTTCTTCCAAATTCTCCAGCGGCATCTCTGTCTGCTCCGGGCACCAGGAActgctcggtcaccgcttccgccGGAAGTTACCACTTACAATGAGGCCCGGCTGAGAAGCACAGCGGCCACTAGCGCTAGCGGCCTGGTATTGCATCCCGGAAACAATAGAGCGTCATCAGCTGGGGGCGGGCTGACAGCTCGACAAATACGGAACACCTGTATAATAAAGTAGTGACATCTGCCGGCCGCGGTGAGTATAGGAATAGAAAATGAGCAGCGGGTGAAGCACATAGCGACATCTAGGGTGAGTAGGTGGTAAAGCAGTCTCATTGTAAAGTTGTCATAAGCAGCAGAGATATGACAATGAGCATTCGCTTTAGAATCTATTATGAAGCAATGCTCAATAAATTATCAGATTTTTTTATGTGTCATCTGGTAAGTAATTATTATGGATTCACCTACCTGAATTGAGAAAACTCGATGTTCCTTTAATTTTTACCATACTTATTTTTTACTATACTTTGTAAAAGTTATTCCGTCTGCCTAAATGTAAAAACAGATGCCCATAAGAAGCTAAAGAAGTTTTCCAGGaatatacattgatggcctatccttaatggaaaacaaaacaaaaacaatgctCCCCAGTTCAATCCACCACCACTAAAGGGCCACCGCTCCAATAGTCCCTGCTGATCTTGGTGGACTTGTCCCTGCCGATCTTGACAGACTTGTCCTATAGTAATAACGTAGTTCATGCATGTGACCCCTGCATCAAACCACTGGCCTCAGCGTTCCCGTGCCGTAAATGCTAGCATCACCGccaaggccagtgattggctgcagtggtcacctaCATGTCACTGTCACGTAggattcgtggacccactgggccgtaccgccttggtatggcagttggccaacagggcgcagtttaaagtctatagttcgtatagggtacctgtggcagctcggacagtagcaaggcaagctcggctgggacttaggcagcaggtagacgtcaggcgtggtgaagcaggacaggcgtggtatacagcacagcacaactttggctcagcacggcactcgaccaggatagcacgggatacaggacacaggatcAGGAACACTggtaaacactaggagaccatcgcatagacaaactagggtatgacaacaacactcaggactcgaagcaaggggctgaacccgtcttatagtccagggcactcatgggctgatagttcattaaagtccggtgcacgcgcacgctcgtgcccactcttaaaggggcagcgcgcac is a genomic window of Rhinoderma darwinii isolate aRhiDar2 chromosome 7, aRhiDar2.hap1, whole genome shotgun sequence containing:
- the PSMD6 gene encoding 26S proteasome non-ATPase regulatory subunit 6 yields the protein MPLENLEEEGLPKNPDLRIAQLKFLLSLPETRSDVPLRAELMEAITDNKMAPYYEGLCKQLDWPVDTDLLNKMKKANEEELKRLDDVLQDVEKNLGESEIRDAMMARAEYLCRIGDKEGALTAFRKTYDKTVALGHRLDIVFYLLRIGLFYMDNDLITRNTEKARSLIEEGGDWDRRNRLKVYQGLYCVAIRDFKQAAELFLDTVSTFTSYELMDYKTFVTYTVYVCMIALDRPDLREKVIKGAEILEVLHSLPTVRQYLFSLYECRYSVFFQSLAATEQELKKDWLFAPHYRYYVREMRIQAYSQLLESYRSLTLGYMAEAFGVGVEFIDQELSRFIAAGRLHCKIDKVNGIVETNRPDSKNWQYQETIKKGDLLLNRVQKLSRVINM